A single region of the Candidatus Methylacidiphilales bacterium genome encodes:
- a CDS encoding serine hydrolase: MATHSMGRKREEEATPIFDIPRLDNISIDGKADDWGDRGFRVELLGNANGRVKPAFDFDALFRLGWDERGLLLLVKASAAAYDEAKQGNELWEKDSVEIFYSPQRGSPDVVQLVVSPGVDPQCPKLRSILQDGRKSEALKKTKVTATALRTKTANGYTLEVLLPWGNFGIKPETGRELAFQIYINDTGGAERFQALWYPIPNAHESINMHRVRLSGKPSPPVKAVVFAEYDRFRRVRVDVAGTMELLGKTITLKGDGRELGSARTTPENGRAGAKFVLPMPPQDKAYGPLDLFLEGQLLKTISLPDLQQARAKAFMEQRLDFNPSVFPGPGFPKCDFEQPSYVEDLIGPYTLTTTFYDADYNPVATAEKPGRYGAVVEIKTGDGKTFRRLRTLFRTREKLDGGARENITGPMQFPKETGIHPTVVREQKFSVNSYLKSLLDGSMSPCMATPALMAALYETKPGAKNAGVSGDFLARDRQWWVGLKRKLAGADKLYRKPFVCPEIVKGKPATMLHKGTLKAAGMKPDATKKIDALLRQWSADTEEPFAVCVARHGVIVLHKAYGRRNGKAMTVDTKSWMASITKAMSGTVMMMLVDQGLANLDDPVSKYLPSFRDDKVATPLTIRHLYTHTTGLQRDCGDDPSDFDDVIAGYYPYMPVGKRQEYNNAGAPIGSKIVEIITGEALPQFYKRHLLEPLGCANTDVTNSSGSYWGGARSVPMDIAKFGQMLLNRGSYGNKRFMSAETFQQMLPVRLTRILGPDTSVEWGIGLIWFEGEGLGKGSFGHGAASSATLRIDPEHDLVIVMCRNGPGRNFAKYHSQFLGTIVENMAG, translated from the coding sequence ATGGCCACTCATTCCATGGGACGGAAACGGGAGGAAGAGGCAACGCCCATCTTCGACATACCGCGCCTTGACAACATCAGCATCGACGGCAAAGCCGATGACTGGGGCGACCGTGGGTTTCGGGTTGAGCTGCTTGGAAACGCGAACGGCAGGGTCAAGCCGGCCTTCGATTTTGACGCCTTGTTTCGCCTCGGGTGGGACGAACGCGGATTGCTGCTGCTGGTCAAGGCCTCTGCCGCCGCCTATGACGAGGCAAAACAGGGCAACGAACTTTGGGAAAAGGATTCCGTCGAAATTTTCTACTCCCCGCAGCGCGGCTCGCCCGATGTCGTTCAACTGGTTGTCAGTCCCGGAGTGGACCCGCAATGCCCCAAACTTCGCTCGATCCTCCAGGACGGACGCAAGTCCGAAGCGCTGAAGAAAACAAAGGTGACTGCCACGGCGCTGCGCACCAAGACCGCGAATGGGTACACATTGGAAGTCCTGCTGCCGTGGGGCAATTTCGGGATCAAGCCCGAAACCGGACGCGAGCTTGCCTTCCAGATTTACATCAACGACACGGGTGGCGCGGAACGTTTTCAAGCGCTCTGGTATCCGATTCCCAACGCCCATGAATCGATAAACATGCATCGTGTCAGGCTTTCCGGGAAACCAAGCCCGCCGGTCAAGGCTGTTGTGTTCGCAGAATACGATCGGTTTCGCAGGGTGCGCGTCGATGTGGCGGGTACGATGGAATTGCTGGGGAAAACAATCACGCTCAAGGGAGACGGGCGCGAATTGGGCAGCGCCCGGACCACGCCTGAAAACGGACGCGCGGGAGCGAAGTTTGTTTTGCCAATGCCCCCGCAGGACAAGGCGTATGGGCCGTTGGACCTTTTTCTGGAAGGGCAATTGCTGAAAACAATCAGCTTGCCGGACCTTCAGCAAGCGCGCGCCAAAGCTTTCATGGAGCAAAGGCTGGATTTCAATCCAAGCGTGTTCCCGGGACCGGGCTTCCCAAAATGCGATTTCGAACAGCCTTCCTATGTGGAGGATTTGATCGGGCCATATACCCTGACAACCACCTTTTATGACGCCGATTACAATCCGGTAGCGACAGCGGAGAAGCCGGGCCGTTACGGCGCCGTTGTTGAGATCAAGACCGGGGACGGAAAAACGTTCCGGCGATTGCGGACCTTGTTTCGAACCCGGGAAAAGCTGGATGGCGGCGCGCGTGAAAACATCACGGGACCCATGCAATTTCCAAAAGAAACGGGGATACATCCCACCGTGGTCAGGGAACAAAAGTTTTCGGTTAACAGTTACCTGAAATCGCTGCTGGACGGCAGCATGTCTCCTTGTATGGCAACGCCCGCGTTGATGGCGGCGCTTTATGAAACCAAGCCGGGCGCGAAAAACGCCGGCGTTTCCGGGGATTTCCTGGCGCGCGACCGCCAGTGGTGGGTCGGCTTGAAGCGCAAGCTTGCCGGAGCGGACAAACTGTATCGCAAGCCGTTTGTCTGTCCGGAAATTGTGAAGGGAAAGCCGGCAACGATGCTTCACAAAGGCACACTGAAGGCAGCGGGGATGAAGCCCGATGCAACGAAAAAAATCGACGCATTGCTCAGGCAATGGTCTGCGGATACCGAGGAGCCGTTTGCCGTTTGTGTCGCGCGCCACGGCGTGATTGTTTTGCACAAGGCCTATGGCCGGCGCAACGGCAAAGCGATGACCGTGGACACAAAAAGCTGGATGGCCTCGATCACGAAAGCCATGTCCGGCACGGTGATGATGATGTTGGTCGATCAGGGTTTGGCAAACCTCGACGACCCTGTGTCGAAATATCTGCCATCGTTTCGTGATGACAAGGTCGCCACGCCGCTGACCATCCGCCACCTCTACACGCACACGACCGGGCTGCAGCGGGATTGCGGCGATGATCCGAGCGACTTCGACGATGTGATTGCCGGTTACTACCCGTACATGCCCGTCGGCAAGCGGCAGGAATATAACAACGCGGGAGCCCCGATAGGCAGCAAGATTGTCGAGATCATCACCGGCGAAGCGTTGCCGCAGTTTTACAAGCGCCATTTGTTAGAGCCGCTCGGTTGCGCCAACACGGACGTGACCAACAGCTCGGGCAGCTATTGGGGCGGCGCCCGCAGCGTGCCGATGGACATTGCGAAATTCGGACAGATGCTGTTGAACCGCGGCAGCTACGGCAACAAGCGGTTCATGAGCGCGGAGACTTTCCAGCAAATGCTGCCTGTGCGATTGACCCGGATCCTCGGCCCGGACACAAGTGTGGAGTGGGGCATTGGCCTCATCTGGTTCGAAGGCGAGGGCCTTGGCAAGGGGAGCTTCGGGCATGGCGCGGCTTCGTC
- a CDS encoding glycosyltransferase family 9 protein yields MKVRILVIRGGALGDFIVTLPALALLRKTWPGAQIEILGKPSIACLAVGRHYADNCRSIEDPAFAPFYLPGVELPPSEAAYFSSFHLVVSWLSDPELVFQHNLQRCGLEPLEHGISPAEIGRKTPGYYLRGDSRIVASPAAAQLCAPLALLGLSTSDYRSRVYPNSEDRAEASRLLPDDGRRTVAIHPGSGSPRKNWPFENWKELMERMSEELDVRLVLTGGEAESELLPQLSSGLKVPHTVIYNQTLPVCAAVLERCNFFLGHDSGISHLAAAVGIPCQLLFGVTDPDVWAPPGAHVKITRSVKGMESISVDEVLNRLQRRFLQRDCEEREE; encoded by the coding sequence TTGAAAGTCCGAATCCTTGTCATCCGCGGCGGCGCTCTGGGTGATTTTATTGTCACTCTGCCGGCCCTGGCATTGCTGCGTAAGACCTGGCCCGGTGCGCAGATCGAAATTCTAGGCAAACCTTCCATCGCCTGCCTCGCCGTGGGGCGTCATTACGCCGATAATTGTCGTTCGATTGAAGATCCTGCCTTCGCCCCGTTTTATCTACCCGGCGTGGAACTGCCCCCGTCCGAGGCCGCGTACTTCAGCTCCTTTCATCTTGTCGTCAGTTGGCTGTCAGACCCTGAACTTGTGTTTCAACACAATCTTCAGCGTTGCGGTTTGGAGCCGTTGGAGCACGGCATCAGCCCTGCTGAAATCGGACGCAAAACACCCGGCTATTATTTGCGGGGCGACAGCCGGATTGTTGCCAGCCCCGCTGCCGCGCAACTTTGCGCGCCGCTCGCCTTGCTTGGACTTTCCACGAGCGATTACCGGAGCAGGGTTTATCCAAATTCCGAAGATCGGGCGGAGGCTTCCAGATTGCTGCCGGACGATGGGCGCAGGACGGTGGCGATTCATCCCGGCAGCGGCAGCCCGCGCAAAAACTGGCCGTTTGAAAATTGGAAAGAATTGATGGAGCGAATGTCGGAAGAATTGGATGTGCGGCTGGTTTTGACCGGTGGCGAAGCCGAGTCGGAACTTTTGCCGCAGTTGAGCTCCGGACTGAAGGTACCTCACACCGTGATTTACAACCAGACACTGCCGGTTTGCGCGGCGGTGCTGGAGCGCTGCAATTTTTTTCTTGGGCATGACTCGGGGATCAGCCATCTGGCCGCGGCCGTGGGGATTCCGTGTCAGCTTTTGTTTGGGGTGACGGATCCAGATGTCTGGGCGCCGCCGGGAGCGCATGTGAAAATCACCCGATCTGTGAAAGGGATGGAATCCATTTCCGTGGATGAAGTTTTAAATCGTCTCCAAAGAAGATTTTTACAAAGAGATTGCGAAGAACGTGAAGAGTGA
- a CDS encoding glycerate kinase, with translation MKILIAPDKFKGSLRAAEVGSAISRGFLAAWPGAVVVHKPVADGGEGFADALSTRNTPVRAHDALGREVTASYGWLDESTAVIEMSAASGLWRIAPEERNPLKASSAGTGELIRDAIARSACDILIGIGGSATNDGGIGMAGVLGYRFLNHNGEPMEPIPENLRHFKTIKAPVPAKPLPRIIAACDVNNPLLGEHGATRVYGPQKGATREMIGVLEAGLEHLADLVARDLGCDFRNTPGSGAAGGLGFGLMSFCGAAIRSGFDLVAGYARIEEAIADSDLVITGEGKIDAQTLHGKGPAGVAALARKHNKPVIAFSGIHEKGGRDGVADVFDAVFEIHRPGLTTEESMKNAAALLEALARDVATEIGAGTILPQFRLSADG, from the coding sequence GTGAAAATCCTGATTGCCCCGGACAAATTCAAAGGATCCCTCCGCGCGGCGGAGGTGGGATCGGCAATCTCCCGCGGATTCCTGGCAGCCTGGCCGGGCGCGGTTGTTGTCCACAAACCGGTTGCCGATGGCGGTGAAGGTTTTGCAGACGCGCTTTCGACGCGAAACACCCCGGTGCGCGCGCATGACGCGCTGGGACGCGAAGTCACCGCAAGTTATGGCTGGTTGGACGAGAGCACAGCCGTGATCGAGATGAGCGCCGCCTCCGGCTTGTGGCGGATCGCGCCGGAAGAACGCAATCCACTGAAGGCCTCCAGCGCCGGCACCGGCGAACTGATTCGCGATGCAATCGCCAGGAGCGCGTGCGACATTTTGATCGGGATCGGTGGAAGCGCGACGAATGATGGCGGCATAGGAATGGCGGGGGTGCTGGGTTACCGGTTTCTGAATCACAATGGCGAGCCGATGGAACCTATCCCGGAAAATCTGCGCCATTTCAAAACCATCAAGGCGCCGGTGCCCGCAAAGCCGTTGCCCAGGATCATCGCCGCATGTGATGTCAATAATCCCCTGCTTGGCGAGCACGGCGCGACGCGTGTTTATGGACCTCAAAAGGGTGCAACTCGGGAGATGATCGGGGTATTGGAAGCCGGTTTGGAGCATCTGGCGGATCTTGTTGCCCGGGATTTGGGCTGTGATTTCCGCAACACACCCGGGAGCGGAGCGGCCGGCGGTTTGGGATTCGGACTGATGAGTTTTTGCGGGGCCGCGATCCGTTCCGGATTCGATCTTGTTGCCGGGTATGCGCGGATTGAAGAGGCGATTGCCGACAGCGATCTTGTCATTACAGGCGAAGGAAAAATCGACGCCCAAACCCTTCACGGCAAAGGCCCCGCCGGGGTGGCGGCCCTTGCGCGCAAGCATAACAAACCGGTCATCGCATTCTCCGGGATCCACGAAAAGGGAGGCCGGGACGGAGTGGCGGATGTTTTTGACGCCGTGTTTGAAATTCATCGTCCCGGACTCACCACCGAAGAGTCGATGAAAAATGCCGCCGCTTTGCTCGAGGCATTGGCGAGGGATGTGGCAACCGAGATCGGTGCCGGAACCATTTTGCCGCAGTTTCGACTGTCTGCCGACGGCTAA
- a CDS encoding SDR family oxidoreductase — protein sequence MKILIAGAGYVGSACVRRMKELGHEVLCWVRSPESSARLREAGFDSLVADLASAEAWTNLNFKPDAVLYCPSTRGGGVEEYRSLHHDGLALAVWNLPPPTRFIYISSSSVYGQSDASWVDESSETNPPSESGKILVEAEKMVVQAGGAVLRLAGIYGPGRTVLLEKFLEGKAVMSADPKRFLNLIHLEDIVTAFEMLLSKAGVAGEIYNGVDDNPSTYSEIYNWLSEKFKKPAPTFAPLRAAGAGKKRGITNKRVSNAKLRALGWQPRYPSFREGYARLLKT from the coding sequence ATGAAAATTCTCATCGCAGGCGCGGGCTATGTGGGCAGCGCCTGCGTCAGGCGCATGAAAGAACTGGGGCATGAGGTCCTTTGCTGGGTGCGCAGTCCTGAAAGCAGCGCGCGATTGCGCGAGGCGGGTTTTGATTCGCTGGTGGCGGATCTCGCATCGGCTGAAGCCTGGACAAATCTGAACTTCAAACCCGATGCGGTCTTGTATTGTCCCTCAACCCGCGGTGGCGGAGTGGAGGAATACCGGAGCCTGCATCACGACGGCCTGGCTCTTGCAGTCTGGAATTTGCCGCCGCCAACCCGATTTATTTATATTTCGTCCAGTTCGGTCTATGGGCAATCGGACGCATCCTGGGTGGATGAAAGTTCCGAAACAAACCCGCCGAGCGAATCGGGAAAAATTCTGGTTGAAGCGGAAAAAATGGTTGTGCAGGCGGGAGGCGCCGTGCTGCGGCTTGCCGGGATCTACGGCCCGGGCCGCACGGTGTTGCTGGAAAAATTTCTGGAGGGAAAGGCAGTGATGTCGGCGGATCCCAAGCGATTCCTGAACCTGATCCATTTGGAAGATATTGTCACGGCTTTTGAAATGCTCCTGAGCAAAGCTGGAGTTGCGGGAGAAATTTATAACGGGGTGGACGACAACCCCTCGACCTATTCCGAGATTTATAACTGGCTTTCGGAGAAATTCAAAAAGCCCGCGCCGACTTTCGCGCCATTGCGGGCTGCGGGTGCCGGGAAGAAAAGGGGAATCACAAATAAACGTGTCAGCAACGCCAAGCTGCGCGCGTTGGGCTGGCAGCCCCGGTATCCAAGTTTTCGCGAGGGATATGCCCGCTTGCTAAAAACCTAA
- a CDS encoding GTP-binding protein — protein MTQPSSKRIPVTILTGFLGAGKTTLLNRILTEEHGKRIAVIENEYGEVGIDHELVINTDEEIFEMNNGCICCTVRGDLIRILGNLLRRRNKFDHILIETTGLADPGPVIQTFFVDEDLKQALLVDSVVTLVDAKHVLQHIDDSREVKEQIAFADIILLNKMDLVDAAEADALEKRIHSINKLSKIYRTENAAIDLSYVLDVGAFDLDRIMEIEPDFLEEEQHHDHSEHECGPDCTHHHDDEKEEEHHHDHEHDESIQSVGIEHEGEVHGERLNEWIRVLLASKGRDIFRMKGIFCIKGQPNRLVFQGVHMMLDAKPETDSRGKARKSSLIFIGRNLDREELNKGFQGCLA, from the coding sequence ATGACCCAGCCTTCCTCCAAGCGTATCCCCGTGACAATTTTGACGGGCTTTCTCGGTGCGGGTAAAACAACCCTGCTCAACCGGATTTTGACCGAAGAGCACGGCAAGCGCATTGCCGTCATCGAAAATGAATATGGCGAGGTCGGAATCGATCACGAACTCGTCATCAACACCGACGAGGAGATTTTTGAAATGAACAACGGCTGCATTTGTTGCACCGTGCGCGGCGATTTGATCCGCATTCTGGGCAACCTGCTGCGCCGCCGCAATAAATTCGACCACATTCTGATCGAGACAACCGGCCTTGCGGATCCCGGCCCGGTCATCCAGACTTTTTTTGTCGATGAAGATCTAAAGCAGGCCTTGCTCGTGGATTCGGTTGTCACGCTGGTGGATGCCAAACATGTTTTGCAGCACATCGATGACAGCCGCGAAGTGAAGGAGCAGATCGCCTTTGCCGATATCATTCTGCTGAACAAGATGGATCTGGTTGACGCAGCCGAAGCGGACGCTCTTGAAAAGCGCATTCATTCGATCAACAAGCTGTCGAAAATATACCGGACAGAAAATGCCGCGATTGATTTGTCGTATGTTCTTGATGTTGGGGCTTTTGATTTGGACCGCATCATGGAGATCGAACCCGATTTTTTGGAGGAGGAGCAGCACCATGACCATTCAGAACACGAATGCGGACCCGACTGCACGCATCATCACGACGATGAAAAAGAAGAGGAACATCACCACGATCATGAACACGACGAAAGCATCCAGTCGGTGGGGATTGAGCATGAAGGGGAAGTACACGGCGAAAGGCTGAACGAGTGGATCCGCGTGTTGTTGGCAAGCAAAGGGCGGGACATTTTCCGGATGAAGGGCATTTTTTGCATCAAGGGCCAGCCGAACCGGCTTGTTTTTCAGGGGGTTCACATGATGCTGGATGCAAAGCCCGAAACGGACTCAAGAGGCAAGGCCCGGAAAAGCAGCCTGATTTTCATTGGGCGCAATCTGGATCGCGAGGAACTCAACAAGGGATTTCAAGGCTGCCTGGCCTGA
- the larA gene encoding nickel-dependent lactate racemase, with translation MQIPLAYGQGNLLVDLPDHLTTVITPAQQPGLADERLALNQKLDRPIGCAPLREWVTNQTKICIVFTDITRPTPNDRLIPWILAYLEDAGVKRDQITLLNGLGTHRPNTREELCKMLTAGVVEHYRVLNHEPENPEALAQMGHTRAGVPVLLNKHLLAADLRIITGFIEPHFFAGFSGGPKGIMPGVAGLQTVISNHGRANIGSPNAAFGITVGNPVWEEMRDIALRAGFSFLVNVALNERREITGIFAGDLIAAHAEGIEFVRASAMQPVEQPFEIVISTNSGYPLDLNLYQAVKGMSAAARIVKEGGSIIMAAECREGIPASSPFYKLLRQAGRPERVLELIAESTFPEQWQSQIQALIQRHAKVYLYSSLDPEEVKLAHLVPCPDIAGLVLEQIAKLGPSARIAVLPQGPLTIPYLRPEAEVPVSAL, from the coding sequence ATGCAAATCCCCTTGGCATACGGACAGGGCAACCTGCTGGTTGATCTGCCCGATCATCTCACAACCGTGATCACCCCGGCACAACAACCGGGCCTCGCTGATGAGCGGCTCGCCTTGAACCAAAAATTAGATCGACCAATCGGTTGTGCCCCCTTGCGCGAATGGGTCACCAACCAGACAAAGATATGCATTGTTTTCACCGACATCACCCGGCCGACTCCCAATGACCGGTTGATTCCGTGGATACTCGCCTATCTTGAGGATGCGGGCGTCAAGCGGGATCAAATCACACTGCTCAACGGCCTCGGCACCCACCGCCCGAACACCCGTGAAGAGTTGTGCAAAATGCTGACCGCCGGAGTCGTGGAACATTACCGCGTCCTCAATCATGAACCCGAAAATCCAGAAGCCCTGGCGCAGATGGGACACACCAGGGCGGGAGTTCCCGTTCTGCTCAACAAACATCTTCTAGCCGCGGACCTCAGGATCATCACCGGCTTCATCGAACCCCATTTTTTCGCGGGCTTCAGCGGCGGGCCCAAAGGCATCATGCCGGGCGTGGCCGGACTGCAGACCGTGATCAGCAACCACGGACGCGCCAATATTGGCAGCCCAAATGCGGCCTTCGGAATTACGGTGGGAAATCCGGTGTGGGAGGAGATGCGCGATATCGCCTTGCGGGCGGGTTTCAGTTTCCTGGTCAACGTCGCGCTGAACGAGCGCCGCGAGATCACGGGCATTTTTGCAGGCGACCTGATTGCAGCCCATGCGGAGGGTATTGAATTTGTCCGTGCCTCGGCGATGCAGCCTGTCGAACAGCCTTTTGAAATCGTCATTAGCACAAACAGCGGTTATCCGCTCGACTTGAATCTTTACCAGGCGGTGAAGGGCATGAGCGCGGCTGCGCGTATTGTGAAGGAGGGTGGGAGCATCATCATGGCTGCGGAATGCCGCGAGGGGATTCCAGCGTCCTCTCCGTTTTACAAGCTGTTGCGCCAAGCCGGTCGGCCGGAACGCGTTCTTGAGCTGATTGCCGAGTCCACCTTTCCCGAACAATGGCAGTCGCAGATACAGGCGTTGATCCAGCGGCACGCCAAAGTTTATTTGTACAGCAGCCTGGATCCGGAAGAGGTAAAGCTGGCGCACCTGGTGCCATGCCCGGATATTGCAGGACTGGTCCTGGAACAGATCGCAAAACTGGGTCCCTCTGCTCGTATCGCCGTGCTGCCCCAAGGTCCGTTGACCATTCCGTATTTGCGCCCGGAAGCAGAAGTGCCGGTGTCGGCCCTTTGA